In one window of Candidatus Avedoeria danica DNA:
- a CDS encoding VCBS repeat-containing protein produces the protein MLGVAHIVDAELPVAATPARGSGVFTLFGFLSGPTSARDVALGDLDGDGDLDAFVVNYGTLSPGGMLVGEPDRMYRNNGGGTFVDSGQRLGTSFGDAVALGDVDRDGDLDAFVTNFGHFDATGALIPQPDEIWLNNGAGGFSDSGQRLGNDPGRDVALRDLDGDGDLDAFVANGADPNGVPPGRPNKVFRNNGSGSFSDTGQRLGAVDSAAVALGDLDGDGDFDAVVGNDGAPDEVWRNGGNGFLTDSGQRLANGNTWDVGLGDFDGDDDLDIWFAMAAVQSGSGPPQPDLVFRNNGVGLFSDSGQRLGAGTTSAVQLVDVDGDTDLDAVAGNLRQPTEVWLGNGAGAFADSGQRLARAATLGIAVGDVDSDGDPDAVLANQGEFSTIWRNVNAIGSSPTATRTASRTPTSTATRTPTVTPSPTSTATRTPTVTPSPTSTSTSTHTPTVTSSTTSTSTRTPTATPSPTSTSTSTRTPTVTSSPTSSPTPMPTATPTRTPTPTVTHTPTITLTPSPGPSPTASNTPTPSASPTASPTPTRTASPTASSTQSPSPSPTPTVTRTPSPSPTPTATRTPTPTVTQTVTPGPSPTPSTTPTPSNTPTPSATRTATRTPTITPTPSITPTPSLTPTPSSTFTPSLTPTPTRTRTVTPTRTATLPPTAGPSPTASRTPTAAPDTATPTPTPSPPHTASATPEPATPTITPTAPVEATPTARPDATAPASPEASATATIPSATWRIHLPIAAKHSPIGGLALRR, from the coding sequence GTGCTCGGCGTGGCGCACATCGTCGACGCTGAGTTGCCTGTCGCCGCCACCCCGGCCCGCGGGAGCGGCGTGTTCACCCTCTTCGGCTTCCTCAGCGGCCCGACGTCCGCCCGCGACGTCGCACTCGGCGACCTCGACGGCGACGGCGATCTCGACGCCTTCGTCGTGAATTACGGCACGCTCTCGCCCGGCGGCATGCTCGTGGGCGAGCCGGATCGCATGTACCGCAACAATGGTGGGGGTACGTTCGTCGACAGTGGCCAGCGGCTTGGCACCAGCTTCGGCGACGCCGTCGCGCTCGGCGACGTGGACCGCGACGGCGACCTCGACGCGTTCGTGACGAACTTCGGCCACTTCGATGCCACGGGCGCCCTGATCCCGCAGCCCGACGAGATCTGGCTGAACAATGGCGCCGGTGGGTTCAGCGATAGCGGCCAGCGGCTCGGCAACGACCCCGGGCGAGATGTCGCGCTCCGCGACCTCGACGGCGATGGCGACCTCGACGCGTTCGTGGCCAATGGGGCGGACCCGAACGGCGTTCCGCCCGGCCGACCCAACAAGGTGTTCCGCAACAACGGTAGCGGCAGCTTCAGCGACACCGGCCAGCGCCTTGGAGCCGTCGACTCGGCCGCGGTGGCCCTCGGCGACCTAGACGGCGATGGTGACTTCGACGCCGTCGTCGGCAACGATGGTGCGCCCGATGAGGTCTGGCGCAACGGCGGCAACGGCTTCCTCACCGACAGCGGCCAGCGGCTTGCCAACGGCAACACCTGGGATGTCGGCCTGGGCGACTTCGACGGCGACGATGATCTGGATATCTGGTTCGCGATGGCCGCGGTGCAGTCCGGGAGCGGCCCACCCCAGCCGGATCTGGTCTTCCGCAACAACGGCGTTGGCCTCTTCTCTGACTCAGGCCAGCGGCTCGGCGCAGGCACCACCTCCGCCGTACAACTGGTGGATGTCGATGGCGATACGGATCTCGACGCCGTGGCCGGCAACCTTCGCCAACCGACCGAAGTCTGGCTGGGCAACGGCGCCGGCGCCTTTGCCGACAGTGGGCAGCGGTTGGCGCGGGCCGCAACGCTCGGCATCGCGGTTGGCGACGTCGACAGCGACGGCGATCCCGATGCCGTGCTGGCCAACCAGGGCGAGTTCAGCACGATCTGGCGCAACGTCAATGCCATAGGCAGCTCGCCGACGGCCACACGCACGGCATCCAGGACGCCGACGTCGACGGCCACCCGCACGCCCACCGTCACCCCGTCGCCGACGTCGACGGCCACCCGCACGCCCACCGTCACCCCGTCGCCGACGTCGACGTCGACGTCCACCCACACGCCCACCGTTACCTCGTCGACAACATCGACGTCCACCCGCACGCCCACCGCCACCCCGTCGCCAACATCGACGTCGACGTCCACCCGCACGCCCACCGTTACCTCGTCGCCGACGTCCTCCCCAACGCCGATGCCCACCGCCACCCCGACGCGCACGCCGACGCCGACGGTCACCCACACGCCGACGATCACGCTCACCCCGTCACCCGGCCCGTCGCCGACGGCGTCGAACACGCCGACGCCGAGCGCCTCCCCGACGGCCAGCCCGACCCCGACGCGCACCGCGTCACCGACGGCTTCATCGACCCAATCGCCCAGCCCATCCCCGACGCCAACCGTGACCCGCACCCCCAGCCCGTCGCCCACCCCCACTGCCACCCGCACGCCCACGCCCACCGTGACCCAAACGGTCACGCCCGGCCCGTCGCCCACGCCCTCCACCACGCCGACCCCCTCCAACACACCGACGCCCTCCGCAACGCGCACCGCCACGCGGACGCCGACGATCACACCGACGCCCTCGATCACCCCGACCCCGTCCCTCACCCCAACGCCGTCGTCGACGTTCACCCCGTCCCTCACCCCAACCCCGACCCGCACCCGCACCGTCACGCCGACGCGCACGGCCACGCTCCCCCCGACGGCCGGCCCGTCGCCGACGGCCTCCCGTACGCCGACCGCCGCCCCGGACACCGCCACCCCGACGCCCACACCCTCGCCGCCGCACACGGCCAGCGCGACGCCCGAGCCAGCCACGCCGACGATCACGCCGACCGCGCCCGTCGAAGCCACGCCGACCGCGCGGCCGGACGCGACGGCGCCGGCGTCGCCCGAAGCATCGGCCACGGCGACGATTCCGAGCGCAACCTGGCGCATTCACCTACCGATCGCGGCCAAGCACAGCCCGATCGGCGGCCTCGCGTTGCGCCGGTAG
- a CDS encoding sigma-70 family RNA polymerase sigma factor yields MNDAAAPLPTAASPDGSSGLAARARGGDEAAFAALYRGCVDRTFRYLRLRVGDASLAADLTQDVWLNALKGIRDLGDPARFDAWLFAITRNRLRRHWDDRRRNPTAASIDADGDAAPLAFDDAAAGTSPTMDGLGASVVGEGVEAMAGIWRQAALVEAVTALSDRQREVIALRFGAGYSVLETADLLGRSEAAVKQLQHRALVELRARLQDKEMAR; encoded by the coding sequence GTGAACGACGCCGCAGCGCCGCTGCCAACCGCCGCGAGCCCGGACGGGTCGTCCGGGCTCGCGGCGCGCGCGCGCGGCGGCGACGAGGCCGCATTCGCCGCCCTCTACCGCGGCTGCGTCGACCGCACATTCCGCTACCTCCGCCTCCGGGTCGGCGACGCGTCGCTGGCCGCCGACCTGACGCAGGACGTCTGGCTGAACGCGCTGAAGGGCATCCGCGACCTCGGCGACCCGGCGCGCTTCGACGCCTGGCTGTTCGCGATCACCCGCAACCGCCTGCGCCGCCACTGGGACGACCGCCGCCGCAACCCGACCGCGGCGTCGATCGATGCCGACGGCGACGCCGCACCGCTCGCGTTCGACGATGCGGCCGCCGGCACCTCCCCAACGATGGACGGATTGGGCGCCTCGGTCGTGGGCGAGGGCGTCGAGGCAATGGCCGGCATCTGGCGCCAGGCCGCGCTCGTCGAAGCCGTCACGGCGCTCTCGGACCGGCAGCGTGAAGTCATCGCCCTGCGCTTTGGCGCCGGGTACAGTGTTCTGGAAACCGCCGACCTCCTCGGGCGCAGCGAGGCGGCCGTGAAGCAGCTGCAGCATCGAGCACTGGTCGAATTGCGCGCGCGGCTCCAAGATAAGGAAATGGCACGATGA
- a CDS encoding SDR family oxidoreductase, producing MTLEPPLKGRIALVAGATRGAGRGIAVQLGAAGATVYCTGRTTRTHRSPLNRAETIEDTAELVTAAGGVGIAVAVDHMDAAQVKALAERIGADHAGRLDILVNDVWGGEKLIVFDEPFWRQPLSGGLQMFRNAIETHLITSWHVAPLLIASGHGLVIEVTDGQEAGYRGSLFYDLSKATVIRLALGQAEDLRPFGGTALSITPGFLRSEEMLDHFGVTEATWRAGAATDPHFAMAESPAYVGRAVAALAADPDVARWSGQALSSWQMMHVYGFTDIDGSRPDWGRYYAEVAAGKTPDAGAFR from the coding sequence ATGACGCTCGAACCACCGCTCAAGGGTCGAATCGCGCTCGTCGCCGGAGCGACGCGCGGTGCAGGGCGAGGCATCGCCGTACAGCTCGGCGCGGCCGGCGCGACCGTCTACTGCACCGGGCGCACGACGCGCACGCATCGGTCGCCCCTGAACCGCGCCGAGACGATCGAGGACACCGCCGAACTCGTGACGGCCGCCGGCGGCGTCGGGATCGCGGTCGCGGTCGACCACATGGATGCCGCGCAGGTGAAGGCGCTGGCCGAGCGGATCGGCGCGGACCACGCCGGACGGCTCGACATCCTCGTCAACGACGTCTGGGGCGGCGAGAAGCTGATCGTGTTCGACGAGCCGTTCTGGCGCCAGCCGCTGTCCGGCGGCCTGCAGATGTTCCGGAACGCGATCGAGACGCACCTGATCACGAGCTGGCACGTCGCGCCGTTGCTCATCGCATCCGGGCACGGCCTGGTGATCGAGGTGACGGATGGACAGGAGGCAGGCTACCGCGGCTCGCTCTTCTACGACCTCTCCAAGGCGACCGTCATCCGGCTGGCCCTCGGCCAGGCCGAGGACCTCCGACCGTTCGGCGGCACGGCTTTGTCGATCACGCCCGGCTTCCTCCGCTCCGAGGAGATGCTCGATCACTTCGGCGTCACGGAGGCCACGTGGCGCGCCGGCGCGGCGACGGACCCCCACTTCGCGATGGCCGAGTCGCCCGCATACGTCGGCCGTGCCGTCGCCGCCCTGGCCGCCGATCCCGACGTGGCGCGCTGGTCAGGGCAGGCGTTGTCGTCGTGGCAGATGATGCACGTGTACGGCTTCACCGACATCGACGGGAGCCGTCCGGACTGGGGGCGATACTACGCCGAGGTCGCGGCAGGGAAGACCCCGGACGCTGGCGCGTTTCGCTGA
- the ltaE gene encoding low-specificity L-threonine aldolase has protein sequence MAVDGIVDLRSDTLTRPTPAMRAAMAAADVGDDVFGEDPTVNRLERQAAETMGKAAGLFMPSGTMGNLAALLAHCGRGDEAIVGDEAHTFYYEAGGMAALGGIQPRTLPNRPDGTLDITAVEAAIRTPNVHFPVTRLICLENTHNRCGGAVLDAAYMRAVRAVADAHGLAVHLDGARIFNAAVALGVPVSALAADADSVTFCLSKGLAAPVGSVLCGTAAFIDTARRARKQLGGGMRQAGVLAAAGLVALDTMVDRLADDHANARRLAEGLAGLRGVTPAPDAGRTNIVVAALDRADIDVDALVERMAGEGVRFFGVGGNRFRLVTHWEVTADDVERALAAFRQLLG, from the coding sequence ATGGCGGTGGACGGCATCGTCGACCTGCGCAGCGACACGCTCACCCGCCCGACGCCCGCGATGCGGGCCGCGATGGCCGCGGCCGACGTCGGCGACGACGTCTTCGGCGAGGACCCGACCGTCAACCGCCTCGAGCGCCAGGCGGCCGAGACGATGGGCAAGGCCGCCGGCTTGTTCATGCCAAGCGGCACGATGGGCAACCTGGCGGCGTTGTTGGCCCATTGCGGGCGGGGCGACGAGGCGATCGTCGGCGATGAGGCGCACACGTTCTACTATGAGGCCGGCGGCATGGCCGCGCTCGGCGGGATCCAGCCCCGCACGTTGCCGAATCGACCCGACGGAACGCTCGACATAACGGCAGTCGAGGCTGCCATTCGGACGCCGAACGTCCACTTCCCGGTGACGCGCCTGATCTGCCTCGAGAACACGCACAATCGCTGCGGCGGCGCCGTGCTGGACGCAGCCTACATGCGGGCCGTCCGGGCCGTCGCCGACGCGCACGGCTTGGCCGTCCACCTGGACGGGGCGCGGATCTTCAACGCCGCCGTCGCGCTCGGCGTGCCGGTCAGCGCGCTGGCCGCGGACGCCGACAGCGTGACGTTCTGCCTGTCCAAGGGGCTCGCTGCGCCCGTCGGCAGCGTGTTGTGCGGCACCGCGGCGTTCATCGACACCGCGCGGCGGGCGCGCAAGCAGCTCGGCGGTGGGATGCGCCAGGCCGGCGTGCTGGCCGCCGCCGGCCTCGTCGCCCTCGACACGATGGTCGACCGCCTGGCCGACGACCACGCGAACGCCCGCCGCCTGGCCGAGGGCCTCGCGGGGCTCCGCGGCGTGACGCCGGCCCCCGACGCCGGCCGCACGAACATCGTCGTCGCCGCCCTTGACCGCGCTGACATCGACGTTGACGCGCTGGTGGAGCGAATGGCGGGGGAAGGGGTGCGGTTCTTCGGCGTCGGCGGGAACCGGTTCCGGCTCGTGACGCACTGGGAGGTCACGGCGGACGATGTCGAGCGGGCGCTCGCCGCGTTCCGGCAGCTGCTCGGCTGA
- a CDS encoding glutamate--tRNA ligase, producing the protein MSAPTPVRVRIAPSPTGFFHVGNARTAVFNWLFARAHGGSFVWRVEDTDRSRFVAEALDDQRAALDWLGITPDEGPFTGGAFGPYMQSERIERYRERVDALIAGGKAYRCFCTPERLDEVRRARELGKLKGRYDRHCRNLSADEVAAKRAEGGRHTVRLAMPLAGTRTLSDVLRGEIAFDLAELDDPIVLKSDGWPTYHLAVVVDDEAMAITHVLRADEWIPSAPIHLVLYESFGWTPPVYCHVPLVLAPDGKGKLSKRHGGAEVRDYRAAGYLPEALFNYLALLGWAYSGDEEIFTPAEAAARFALADIKVSPAAWNPDKLQWMNGHYIRSLAPDDLAARLTPFLADAGIEATSSEVLALVPLIQERITTLVEAVPLVDFFWATRVTPDVADLVPNKLTPADVAANLRRTAEALAVVDHWTAEELEEVLRALSDELGVKPGPLFQPVRVAVTGKKIAPPLFETLAMVGKAKVIDRLVAAADLLESGGG; encoded by the coding sequence ATGTCCGCACCCACTCCCGTCCGCGTGCGCATCGCGCCCTCGCCGACGGGCTTCTTCCACGTCGGCAACGCCCGCACCGCGGTCTTCAACTGGCTGTTCGCGCGCGCGCACGGCGGGTCGTTCGTCTGGCGCGTCGAGGACACGGACCGCAGTCGGTTCGTGGCCGAGGCGTTGGACGACCAGCGAGCGGCGCTGGACTGGCTCGGGATCACGCCGGACGAGGGGCCGTTCACGGGCGGTGCGTTCGGCCCGTACATGCAGAGCGAGCGGATCGAGCGGTATCGCGAGCGCGTCGACGCGTTGATCGCCGGCGGCAAGGCGTACCGCTGCTTCTGCACGCCCGAGCGGTTGGACGAGGTGCGCCGGGCACGCGAGCTCGGCAAGCTGAAGGGGCGATACGATCGGCACTGCCGCAACCTGAGCGCGGACGAGGTCGCCGCCAAGCGGGCGGAGGGCGGTCGCCATACCGTCCGGCTGGCGATGCCGCTCGCGGGCACGCGGACGCTGTCCGACGTCCTGCGCGGCGAGATCGCGTTCGACCTGGCCGAGCTGGACGACCCGATCGTCCTGAAGAGCGACGGCTGGCCGACGTACCACCTGGCCGTCGTCGTCGACGACGAGGCGATGGCGATCACGCACGTCCTGCGCGCCGACGAGTGGATCCCGAGCGCGCCGATCCACCTCGTGCTGTACGAGTCGTTCGGCTGGACGCCGCCGGTCTACTGCCACGTGCCGCTCGTCCTCGCGCCCGACGGCAAGGGCAAGCTGAGCAAGCGCCATGGCGGCGCCGAGGTGCGGGACTACCGCGCCGCCGGCTACCTGCCGGAGGCGTTGTTCAACTACCTGGCGCTGCTCGGTTGGGCCTACAGCGGCGACGAGGAGATCTTCACGCCGGCCGAGGCAGCGGCGCGCTTCGCGCTGGCGGACATCAAAGTCTCGCCGGCCGCCTGGAATCCCGACAAGCTGCAATGGATGAACGGCCATTACATCCGCAGCCTGGCGCCAGACGACCTTGCGGCGCGTTTGACGCCGTTTCTCGCTGACGCGGGAATCGAGGCGACCTCGTCCGAGGTGCTCGCCCTCGTGCCGCTCATCCAGGAGCGGATCACGACGCTCGTCGAGGCAGTGCCGCTGGTCGACTTCTTCTGGGCAACGAGGGTCACCCCCGACGTGGCCGACCTCGTACCCAACAAGCTCACCCCCGCCGACGTCGCCGCCAACCTCCGCCGCACCGCGGAGGCGCTGGCAGTCGTCGACCATTGGACGGCCGAAGAGCTAGAGGAAGTGCTGCGCGCCCTATCCGATGAGCTCGGCGTGAAGCCCGGGCCGCTCTTCCAGCCGGTGCGCGTGGCCGTGACGGGCAAGAAGATCGCACCACCGTTGTTCGAAACGCTGGCCATGGTCGGCAAGGCGAAGGTCATCGATCGGCTCGTGGCGGCGGCGGACCTCCTCGAAAGCGGGGGGGGCTGA
- a CDS encoding rod shape-determining protein RodA, whose product MNRALVGRLPRPATASMPEAMWRKLRTFDWLMTLAVAAAVAFGVAMIYSATLRGGMTSVWWEDYVYKQIVFAALGLVLYGLVSASDYRTLAAFALPLYGVFVAALGLVLVFGVTVLGARRGFQIGILTIQPSELMKVVMIVALSAYYSRYDVRRPRVLLGAIGMIAVPVGLILMQPNLSTAVVLSLIWLGITFAAGARMLHLGLLVLPAGPLIALSFRMGLLYEHWLARFADMIVPGYQSRQALIAVGNGGLLGIGYAQGSQSQGGFVPVLHSDAIYALIAEELGVVGSAVAVALLGFIVLRILRSASTALDSTGALICTGVATYLFGQALIHIGVVLQVVPPTGLSLPFMSYGGSSLLTAMVALGLVQSVRMCRRPLEFS is encoded by the coding sequence GTGAACCGCGCGCTCGTCGGGCGTCTGCCGCGGCCGGCGACGGCGTCCATGCCGGAGGCGATGTGGCGCAAGCTGCGCACCTTCGACTGGCTGATGACGCTCGCCGTCGCTGCGGCCGTCGCGTTCGGCGTGGCGATGATCTACAGCGCGACGCTGCGCGGCGGGATGACGAGCGTGTGGTGGGAGGACTACGTCTACAAGCAGATCGTGTTCGCGGCGCTCGGGCTCGTACTGTACGGTCTCGTCAGCGCCAGCGACTACCGCACGCTGGCGGCGTTCGCGCTGCCGCTCTATGGGGTGTTCGTTGCCGCGCTCGGGCTCGTCCTCGTCTTCGGCGTCACGGTACTCGGCGCGCGGCGGGGCTTTCAGATCGGGATCCTGACGATCCAGCCGAGTGAGCTGATGAAGGTCGTGATGATCGTGGCGCTTTCCGCCTATTACAGCCGCTACGATGTCCGCCGGCCGCGCGTCCTCCTCGGGGCGATCGGCATGATCGCGGTGCCCGTCGGCCTGATCCTCATGCAGCCCAACCTCTCGACGGCCGTCGTCCTGTCGCTGATCTGGCTCGGCATCACGTTCGCGGCCGGAGCGCGGATGCTGCACCTTGGCCTCCTCGTCCTGCCGGCCGGGCCGCTCATCGCGCTCAGCTTCCGGATGGGGCTGCTCTACGAGCACTGGCTGGCGCGCTTCGCCGACATGATCGTGCCCGGCTACCAGAGCCGGCAGGCGCTCATCGCGGTCGGCAACGGCGGGCTGCTCGGCATCGGCTACGCGCAGGGCTCGCAGTCACAGGGCGGGTTCGTGCCGGTGCTCCACTCCGACGCCATCTATGCGCTCATCGCCGAGGAACTCGGCGTCGTCGGCAGCGCCGTCGCCGTCGCCCTCCTCGGCTTCATCGTGCTGCGCATCCTGCGCTCCGCCTCGACCGCCCTCGACTCCACCGGTGCGCTCATCTGCACGGGCGTCGCAACGTACCTCTTCGGCCAAGCGCTGATCCACATCGGCGTCGTGTTGCAGGTCGTGCCGCCGACCGGCCTCAGCCTGCCGTTCATGTCCTACGGCGGCTCGAGCCTGCTGACGGCGATGGTCGCGCTCGGGCTCGTGCAGTCCGTGCGGATGTGCCGGCGGCCGTTGGAGTTCTCGTAA
- the minE gene encoding cell division topological specificity factor MinE produces the protein MGFLDRLMGRPGPPSDASGRVAKERLKVVLEYDRARLTPAQLELIRDEIIAVISRHVDIANADVEVKLEQGGRLVAEIPLGRAGGGGGGTGGGGR, from the coding sequence ATGGGCTTTCTTGATCGCTTGATGGGCCGTCCGGGACCTCCGTCCGACGCATCCGGCCGGGTGGCCAAGGAGCGGCTGAAGGTCGTGCTGGAGTACGACCGCGCGCGCCTGACGCCGGCGCAGCTCGAGCTGATCCGCGATGAGATCATCGCCGTGATCTCGCGCCATGTCGACATCGCGAACGCCGACGTCGAGGTGAAGTTGGAGCAGGGCGGGCGCTTGGTGGCCGAGATCCCGCTCGGGCGGGCGGGTGGCGGGGGCGGCGGGACGGGAGGGGGCGGCCGGTGA
- the minD gene encoding septum site-determining protein MinD — MDEQSQRAQVFTITSGKGGVGKTTTTANIGVALARRGRTVAVIDADIGLRNLDVVMGLENRVVYNLMHVVRGVVDAERALIRDKRVPGLLMLAADQHSDKDDVSQEEMVQVCEDLRAHVDYILVDSPAGIEQGFRNALAPADRVILVTTPEVSAVRDADRIVGLVEAAGKPAPVLILNRIKPDLVARGDMMSTADVLDILRVDILGVVPEDAGIVAATNRGEPVALDASSRAGRAFHNIAARIEGETVPLMALDEVEAKGFLKSLSNLFRAGPDGG, encoded by the coding sequence ATGGACGAACAGTCCCAACGCGCCCAAGTCTTCACGATCACGTCCGGCAAGGGCGGCGTCGGCAAGACGACGACGACGGCGAACATCGGTGTGGCGCTCGCACGGCGGGGGCGGACGGTGGCGGTCATCGACGCCGACATCGGGCTGCGCAACCTCGACGTCGTGATGGGCCTCGAGAACCGCGTCGTCTACAACCTCATGCACGTCGTACGCGGCGTCGTCGATGCGGAACGGGCGCTGATCCGCGACAAGCGCGTGCCGGGCCTGCTCATGCTGGCGGCCGATCAGCACTCCGACAAGGACGACGTGTCGCAAGAGGAGATGGTGCAGGTGTGCGAGGACCTGCGCGCGCATGTCGACTACATCCTCGTCGATTCGCCGGCCGGCATCGAGCAGGGCTTCCGCAACGCGCTTGCGCCGGCCGATCGCGTGATCCTGGTGACGACGCCCGAGGTGTCCGCCGTCCGCGACGCCGACCGGATCGTCGGCCTCGTCGAGGCCGCCGGCAAGCCGGCGCCGGTCCTGATTCTGAACCGGATCAAGCCCGACCTCGTGGCGCGCGGCGACATGATGTCCACGGCGGACGTTCTCGACATCCTGCGCGTCGACATCCTGGGCGTCGTGCCCGAGGACGCCGGCATCGTGGCCGCGACGAACCGCGGCGAGCCGGTGGCCCTTGACGCGTCGTCGCGCGCCGGCCGGGCGTTCCACAACATCGCGGCCCGCATCGAAGGCGAGACCGTGCCGCTCATGGCGCTGGACGAAGTCGAGGCCAAGGGGTTCCTCAAGAGCCTGAGCAACCTGTTCCGAGCCGGACCGGACGGAGGGTGA
- a CDS encoding septum site-determining protein MinC, with amino-acid sequence MSQEVPLPPKPPVTIKGRGNTVTITVDSREAPDDILASLDAQLARRGRTFFAGAPTAVEVKPGPLDPLLVARLAEKVAAAGMSLIEVSIGGRTAAPAPAAPAPAAAEGVLLVERTLRGGQRISHDGSVIVLGDVNPGAEIIAGGHVIVWGRLRGTVEAGLTSAGAMVCALDLAPTQLRIGPALARAPEEPDRVPVPEVAREVDGRIVVEGWR; translated from the coding sequence ATGAGCCAGGAAGTCCCGCTGCCGCCCAAGCCGCCGGTGACGATCAAGGGCCGTGGCAACACCGTGACGATCACCGTCGACAGCCGCGAAGCGCCGGACGACATCCTCGCCAGCCTCGACGCCCAGTTGGCGCGGCGCGGCCGGACCTTCTTCGCCGGCGCGCCGACCGCGGTCGAGGTCAAGCCGGGGCCGCTGGATCCGTTGCTCGTCGCCCGTCTGGCGGAAAAGGTGGCCGCGGCCGGGATGTCGCTCATCGAGGTCTCCATCGGCGGGCGGACCGCCGCGCCGGCGCCGGCAGCGCCCGCCCCGGCCGCCGCCGAAGGCGTGCTGCTGGTGGAGCGCACCTTGCGCGGCGGGCAGCGGATCAGCCATGATGGGTCGGTCATCGTCCTGGGTGACGTGAACCCGGGCGCCGAGATCATCGCCGGCGGCCATGTCATCGTCTGGGGACGGCTGCGCGGCACCGTCGAGGCCGGGTTGACGAGCGCCGGGGCGATGGTCTGTGCGCTCGACCTCGCGCCGACGCAGCTGCGGATCGGACCGGCGCTCGCCCGCGCGCCCGAGGAGCCGGACCGTGTGCCGGTGCCGGAAGTGGCGCGTGAGGTCGACGGCCGGATCGTGGTCGAAGGATGGCGATGA